A region of Natribaculum luteum DNA encodes the following proteins:
- a CDS encoding class I SAM-dependent methyltransferase — MSLLEAIRSDADAARRYDRIAPYYDRYVSWFERGPLERLVTALDLEQGETLLDVGCGPGSALVALGDRVGPEGVVIGLDVSGRMIDLARDRLETRGFGDRALLIHGDARDMRHVDDDSVDAVVLSFTLELFSREEMRTVLAECRRVLVPDGRLGVLSLSREDRLSVAVYDRFHRLAPGVFDCRPIDLPAVLERHGFAVRSVWTERLYGLPVSGAIASIDD, encoded by the coding sequence ATGAGCCTCCTCGAGGCGATCCGTTCGGATGCAGATGCCGCACGGCGATACGACCGGATCGCGCCGTATTACGACCGCTACGTGAGTTGGTTCGAGCGTGGCCCGCTCGAGCGCCTCGTCACTGCCCTCGACCTCGAGCAGGGCGAGACCCTCCTCGACGTCGGCTGCGGGCCGGGATCGGCGCTCGTCGCGCTCGGCGACCGCGTGGGACCGGAGGGTGTCGTGATCGGCCTCGACGTCTCCGGGCGGATGATCGACCTCGCTCGCGACCGACTCGAGACGCGTGGCTTTGGCGATCGGGCGCTCCTGATCCACGGTGACGCCCGCGATATGCGCCACGTCGACGACGACTCCGTCGACGCGGTCGTGCTGTCGTTTACGCTCGAACTCTTCTCTCGCGAGGAGATGCGGACGGTCCTCGCGGAGTGTCGTCGCGTCCTGGTGCCGGACGGACGGCTGGGCGTCCTCTCGCTGTCTCGCGAAGATCGCCTCTCGGTCGCGGTCTACGACCGCTTCCACCGCCTCGCGCCGGGCGTGTTCGACTGCCGGCCGATCGACCTGCCTGCCGTCCTCGAGCGGCACGGATTCGCGGTCCGCTCGGTGTGGACTGAGCGTCTCTACGGGTTGCCCGTCTCCGGGGCGATCGCCTCGATCGACGACTGA
- a CDS encoding metal-dependent hydrolase has product MMLPTHALGGMALALPLVAVAPEFAPVAFVAGFLGGVFPDLDMYVGHRKTLHFPVYFSALAVVAVLAALSVPTAATVAAATFLLGAAIHAVSDVFGGGLELRPWEGTSDRAVYDHFRGRWIEPRRLVRYDGSPGDFLLSLTLAGPLLVTLEGTLRGVVLAALAVAAVYTAVRRVLPTMATVLVGVLPAELRSYVPMRYLEDGH; this is encoded by the coding sequence ATGATGCTCCCGACGCACGCCCTCGGCGGGATGGCACTCGCGTTGCCACTCGTCGCCGTGGCACCCGAATTCGCCCCCGTCGCGTTCGTCGCCGGGTTCCTCGGTGGCGTCTTCCCCGACCTGGACATGTACGTCGGTCACCGGAAGACGCTTCACTTCCCGGTGTACTTCTCTGCGCTGGCTGTCGTGGCGGTCCTCGCGGCGCTTTCCGTGCCGACGGCTGCGACGGTCGCCGCGGCCACGTTCCTGCTCGGCGCGGCGATTCACGCCGTCTCGGACGTCTTCGGCGGCGGACTCGAGTTGCGGCCGTGGGAGGGTACCTCCGACCGTGCGGTGTACGACCACTTCCGCGGTCGGTGGATCGAACCGCGTCGCCTGGTCCGGTACGACGGATCGCCGGGCGACTTCCTGCTGTCGCTGACGCTCGCGGGGCCGCTCCTGGTGACACTCGAGGGGACGCTCCGGGGCGTCGTCCTCGCGGCGCTGGCCGTCGCGGCCGTCTACACCGCCGTTCGGCGCGTCCTGCCGACGATGGCGACCGTCCTCGTCGGCGTGCTGCCGGCGGAACTACGCTCGTACGTTCCGATGCGGTACCTCGAGGACGGGCACTGA
- a CDS encoding long-chain-fatty-acid--CoA ligase, translating into MEVPLLVTDFLDRARKYYGDEEAIVATTGERYTYDEFGDRADRLSAVLQERGIEKGDRVAVLDPNTHYHLEAAYGIMQLGAVHAPLNYRLTPDDYEYMLNDAGVDAIYADYEYAGKIEAIRDEVPTETFITNDPEAVDGDWESFEALIDDAEPEYDRPEMSEDDVITINYTSGTTGDPKGVMRTHRTESLHAQLVTIHHEITDDDVYLWTLPMFHVNGWGHIYAITGMGAKHVCTRGVDPAQIFEDIVEEDVSFLCCAPTVLSMLGEYREDNDVETEGDNPMRVTAAGAAPPEAVIEMVEEEFGWHFRQLYGATETGPLIGTSATRRLIDEDSDTRFALKKRQGIAPLATEVEVVDEDGNEVPWDDETIGEILVRGNQVMEGYWEKPEETDEAFNEKREGWFHTGDLAVVNENGMIAIQDREKDIIISGGENISSIELEDTLFDHDAVADVAVIPAPSEKWGETPKAFVVPSNDDPQNPPVSPEELTEFTRENLAGYKVVRRIEYVKELPKTATGKLQKYELREQEWEDEERMVGQG; encoded by the coding sequence ATGGAAGTTCCACTCCTGGTTACAGATTTCCTCGACCGGGCGCGCAAGTACTACGGTGACGAAGAGGCGATCGTCGCCACGACCGGCGAGCGGTACACCTACGACGAGTTCGGCGACCGGGCCGATCGACTCTCTGCGGTCTTGCAGGAACGTGGCATCGAGAAAGGCGACCGCGTGGCGGTGCTCGACCCCAACACGCACTACCACCTCGAGGCGGCCTACGGGATCATGCAACTGGGCGCGGTCCACGCGCCGCTGAACTACCGACTGACGCCCGACGACTACGAGTACATGCTCAACGACGCGGGCGTGGACGCGATCTACGCCGACTACGAGTACGCCGGGAAGATCGAGGCGATCCGCGACGAGGTTCCGACGGAGACGTTCATCACGAACGACCCAGAGGCCGTCGACGGCGACTGGGAGAGTTTCGAGGCGCTCATCGACGACGCCGAGCCGGAGTACGATCGGCCGGAGATGAGCGAAGACGACGTCATCACGATCAACTACACCTCTGGGACGACCGGCGATCCGAAGGGCGTCATGCGCACCCACCGGACCGAGTCGCTGCACGCCCAGCTCGTGACGATCCACCACGAGATCACCGACGACGACGTCTACCTGTGGACGCTGCCGATGTTCCACGTCAACGGCTGGGGGCACATCTACGCCATCACGGGCATGGGCGCGAAACACGTCTGCACCCGCGGCGTCGACCCCGCACAGATCTTCGAGGACATCGTCGAGGAGGACGTCTCCTTCCTCTGTTGTGCGCCGACGGTGCTCAGCATGCTCGGCGAGTACCGCGAGGACAACGACGTCGAGACCGAGGGCGACAACCCGATGCGCGTCACCGCGGCCGGTGCCGCGCCGCCGGAGGCCGTCATCGAGATGGTCGAAGAGGAGTTCGGGTGGCACTTCCGCCAGCTCTACGGTGCGACCGAGACGGGCCCGCTCATCGGCACGTCCGCGACCCGCCGGCTGATCGACGAAGACAGCGACACCCGCTTCGCCCTGAAAAAGCGCCAGGGGATCGCTCCGCTCGCGACCGAGGTCGAGGTCGTCGACGAAGACGGCAACGAGGTTCCATGGGACGACGAAACGATCGGCGAGATCCTCGTCCGTGGCAACCAGGTCATGGAAGGATACTGGGAGAAACCCGAGGAGACCGACGAGGCGTTCAACGAGAAACGCGAGGGCTGGTTCCACACCGGCGACCTCGCCGTGGTCAACGAGAACGGCATGATCGCGATCCAGGACCGCGAGAAGGACATCATCATTTCGGGCGGCGAGAACATCTCGAGTATCGAACTCGAGGACACGCTGTTCGACCACGACGCGGTCGCCGACGTGGCCGTGATCCCCGCGCCGAGCGAGAAGTGGGGTGAGACGCCCAAAGCGTTCGTCGTCCCCTCGAACGACGACCCGCAGAATCCGCCGGTTTCGCCCGAGGAGCTGACCGAGTTCACACGCGAGAACCTGGCGGGGTACAAGGTCGTCCGTCGTATCGAGTACGTCAAAGAACTGCCCAAGACGGCGACCGGCAAACTCCAGAAGTACGAACTCCGCGAGCAGGAGTGGGAAGACGAAGAGCGGATGGTCGGTCAGGGATAA
- a CDS encoding DUF5305 domain-containing protein translates to MSDVIENPRVDLLIARHGRSLLIALVAVGVLSVAAAGWVVATPSTTTVTQEVGQERVATDVDTRAEVVESGFWDDGTWRGGSDLENNPVYLLNASPSVTLAPRTAVPTDETKVVHEITVRFEAVRNGEVFWEDVHVEERATASVEDGVGTSSTSLDVEPIAQRKRTLERELAGVGSVTTSVDVRTAYDTGSNAGNLTSSTTLHVTDDAYWFDGGLSAERSHPQTAEVEVTESPNPALVGLLGVLAVGSFGAAAFVYTRADVDVESARRAVHERRYAEWISRGRIPMWIGDHQIELDTLEDVVDVAIDTNERVVHDRQRGLFAVVSDDVVYYYSDQGTWEGTAWPEIQIDSHQDGSGVEFDHDRLSGTDGDSPSSDLFGAADEPSESLPDSDDDDAWHKL, encoded by the coding sequence GTGAGTGACGTGATCGAGAATCCACGTGTCGATCTGCTGATCGCCAGACACGGTCGGTCGCTGTTGATCGCGCTGGTCGCCGTCGGGGTGCTCTCCGTCGCTGCTGCAGGGTGGGTCGTCGCGACGCCGTCGACGACGACCGTCACGCAAGAGGTCGGCCAGGAGCGCGTCGCGACCGACGTCGACACGCGCGCCGAGGTCGTCGAGAGCGGGTTCTGGGACGACGGGACCTGGCGAGGAGGATCGGACCTCGAGAACAATCCCGTCTACCTGCTGAACGCGTCGCCGTCGGTGACCCTCGCGCCGCGGACGGCTGTCCCGACCGACGAGACGAAGGTCGTCCACGAGATCACAGTGCGATTCGAAGCGGTCCGAAACGGCGAGGTGTTCTGGGAAGACGTTCACGTCGAGGAGCGAGCGACGGCGAGCGTCGAAGACGGCGTGGGGACGTCGTCGACGTCCCTGGACGTCGAACCGATCGCCCAGCGAAAGCGCACGCTCGAGCGCGAGCTCGCCGGCGTGGGGTCGGTGACGACCTCGGTCGACGTGCGGACGGCGTACGATACCGGGTCGAACGCGGGGAACCTGACGTCGTCGACGACGCTTCACGTCACCGACGACGCCTACTGGTTCGACGGAGGGCTCTCTGCAGAACGGAGTCACCCCCAGACCGCCGAGGTCGAGGTGACCGAGTCGCCAAATCCCGCGCTCGTCGGCTTGCTGGGGGTACTCGCGGTGGGATCGTTCGGTGCTGCCGCGTTCGTCTACACTCGAGCGGACGTCGACGTCGAGTCGGCACGCCGGGCAGTCCACGAACGACGGTACGCGGAGTGGATCTCCCGTGGCCGAATTCCGATGTGGATCGGCGACCACCAGATCGAACTCGACACCCTGGAGGACGTCGTCGACGTCGCGATCGACACCAACGAGCGCGTCGTGCACGACCGGCAACGCGGGTTGTTCGCGGTCGTCAGCGACGACGTGGTCTACTACTACAGCGACCAGGGCACCTGGGAGGGGACGGCCTGGCCCGAGATCCAAATCGACAGCCACCAGGACGGTTCTGGCGTCGAGTTCGACCACGACCGACTCTCCGGGACCGACGGCGACTCTCCGTCGTCCGATCTCTTCGGCGCGGCCGACGAGCCGTCGGAGTCGCTTCCCGACTCGGACGACGACGACGCGTGGCACAAACTGTGA
- a CDS encoding signal peptidase I has protein sequence MTGGTIARRAVGLVVAAVVVLLVLGQVLGQPILLGYVATGSMEPTMDAGDGFVAIPGVVAGPIEEGDVVVFDADELHGGGLTTHRVVGVTDEGYVTKGDANPFTDQDGGEPPVSDAQIVAVALQINGEVVTIPHLGAVIMGIHGVLESGYGILASTVGLTTSASSDDLGSLLVGLGVALLGVGLLLDRLGPTQRQTSRSTSREHVLALRATLGVIVVVLVTVATAAMVAPSGVTEYGLVSTDDPTDDPQIVAPGETTELSRTVDNAGFVPVVVVLEAESEGVAVDPGRVTVGSRTTTTVTVTLTAPDETGDYVRHVGEYRYLAVLPPSVLGRLHAVHPLVAIAAVDAVVVGVTVAVVLAVFGGGDLRLRSAGDHVPLSTRIERKLRRWR, from the coding sequence ATGACGGGCGGGACGATCGCACGCCGAGCGGTCGGTCTCGTCGTCGCCGCGGTCGTCGTCTTGCTCGTCCTCGGACAGGTGCTCGGCCAGCCGATCTTGCTGGGGTACGTCGCGACGGGCAGCATGGAGCCGACGATGGACGCCGGCGACGGCTTCGTCGCGATCCCCGGCGTCGTCGCCGGACCGATCGAGGAGGGCGACGTCGTCGTCTTCGACGCGGACGAACTCCACGGCGGCGGGCTGACGACTCACCGCGTCGTCGGCGTCACCGACGAGGGGTACGTCACGAAGGGGGACGCGAACCCCTTCACCGACCAGGACGGCGGCGAACCCCCCGTGTCGGACGCCCAGATCGTCGCCGTCGCGTTGCAGATAAACGGTGAGGTCGTGACGATCCCTCATCTCGGGGCCGTCATCATGGGGATCCACGGCGTCCTCGAGTCGGGGTACGGTATCCTGGCGTCGACGGTCGGGCTGACGACTTCTGCCTCGAGTGACGACCTGGGATCGCTGCTGGTCGGGCTCGGAGTCGCGCTGCTGGGCGTCGGCCTCCTGCTCGATCGGTTAGGACCGACACAGCGACAGACGAGTCGGTCGACGTCCCGGGAGCACGTGCTCGCGTTGCGTGCGACACTCGGGGTGATTGTAGTCGTCCTCGTCACGGTCGCGACCGCGGCGATGGTGGCCCCGTCGGGCGTCACGGAGTACGGCCTCGTGAGCACCGACGATCCGACCGACGACCCACAGATCGTTGCCCCCGGCGAGACGACCGAGCTGTCGCGGACCGTCGACAACGCCGGATTCGTCCCGGTAGTGGTCGTCCTCGAGGCCGAAAGCGAGGGTGTCGCGGTCGATCCTGGGCGAGTGACCGTCGGCAGTCGCACGACGACGACGGTGACGGTCACGCTGACCGCCCCCGACGAGACCGGCGACTACGTTCGCCACGTCGGCGAATACCGTTATCTCGCCGTGTTGCCGCCGTCGGTTCTCGGGCGGCTCCACGCGGTTCACCCGCTCGTCGCGATCGCTGCGGTCGACGCGGTCGTCGTCGGCGTCACCGTCGCCGTCGTCCTCGCGGTGTTCGGCGGTGGCGACCTGCGGCTTCGAAGTGCTGGCGACCACGTCCCACTGTCGACTCGAATCGAGCGAAAACTGCGGCGATGGCGGTGA
- a CDS encoding CARDB domain-containing protein, which produces MSPLKPTLVVALVLTLGLAAPTAAIPLEHDATGAVVLEPSSSSNGTYATLESGELEVDFERLNDDAVTTANAVFTITATDDVGAVWIDHEVAGVAFYRGSDPTATIDASSPLELSAGDTAAVGVAVDTHVATDASESFSVHVRYADDDEDDASSSLEVTDLEVSPTVLDPGDAVTVRATYANDDDDVTRTTIAELTVDGRVVDEQVVTVRPGETETVAFERPIVRTGSVRVGVGGVFRTVVVSHPDVAVTDVTLAADRIPPGESIVVTATFENEGNASLEATGELAVGGAVVDTHAFALSPGEATTVTFEWRPTEPGTYDVAVDGVDAGTVTVVESSVSVGNRELASATVVAVVPPAMVASLFLLGAVSRRLGR; this is translated from the coding sequence GTGTCCCCGCTCAAACCTACTCTCGTCGTCGCCCTCGTTCTTACACTCGGTCTCGCGGCTCCGACCGCCGCGATCCCCCTCGAGCACGACGCCACCGGTGCGGTCGTCCTCGAGCCCTCGTCCTCGTCGAACGGCACGTACGCCACGCTCGAGAGCGGCGAACTCGAGGTCGACTTCGAGCGGCTCAACGACGACGCGGTGACGACTGCGAACGCGGTGTTCACGATCACGGCGACCGACGACGTTGGGGCGGTGTGGATCGACCACGAGGTGGCGGGGGTGGCGTTCTACCGGGGGAGCGACCCGACTGCGACGATCGACGCCTCGAGTCCGCTCGAGCTGTCAGCCGGCGACACGGCTGCCGTCGGCGTCGCGGTCGATACGCACGTCGCGACGGACGCGAGCGAGTCGTTTTCGGTTCACGTCCGGTACGCGGACGACGACGAGGACGACGCCTCGTCGTCGCTCGAGGTGACGGACCTCGAGGTGTCGCCGACCGTCCTCGATCCCGGCGACGCCGTGACGGTGCGGGCGACCTACGCGAACGACGACGACGACGTGACGAGGACGACGATCGCCGAACTGACCGTCGACGGGCGGGTCGTCGACGAGCAGGTGGTGACCGTCAGGCCGGGCGAGACCGAGACGGTCGCGTTCGAACGGCCGATAGTCCGAACGGGGTCGGTCAGGGTCGGCGTCGGTGGCGTCTTTCGGACGGTGGTCGTCTCGCACCCCGACGTCGCGGTGACCGACGTCACGCTCGCAGCAGACCGAATCCCGCCCGGCGAGTCGATCGTCGTGACAGCCACGTTCGAAAACGAGGGCAACGCCTCGCTCGAGGCGACGGGCGAACTCGCGGTCGGCGGGGCCGTCGTCGACACCCACGCGTTCGCGCTCTCGCCCGGCGAGGCGACGACGGTGACGTTCGAGTGGCGACCCACCGAGCCCGGAACCTACGACGTCGCGGTCGACGGCGTCGACGCGGGGACGGTCACGGTCGTCGAATCGAGTGTCTCGGTCGGCAATCGCGAACTGGCGAGTGCGACCGTGGTGGCGGTCGTCCCACCGGCGATGGTCGCCTCGCTGTTCTTGCTGGGGGCGGTGTCCCGCCGACTCGGGCGGTGA
- a CDS encoding DUF7344 domain-containing protein: MATKSESTIERGEIFDLLSNHRRRYAIHYCKREDEPVELGDLAEHVAAWELDKDVAELTSAERKRVYTSLQQTHLPTLERADMIEFDDRTIELTDEASDLEVYLDVVPGDSIPWGLYYLGLSAVGFVVMAGVWLEVVPTETVPAVGWATLVVGLFAASAVVHVVQNRRMRLGEMERPP; the protein is encoded by the coding sequence ATGGCGACGAAGTCCGAAAGCACGATCGAGCGGGGGGAGATCTTCGACCTGCTGAGTAACCACCGGCGGCGGTACGCCATCCACTACTGCAAGCGCGAGGACGAACCCGTCGAACTGGGCGACCTCGCCGAACACGTCGCCGCCTGGGAACTCGACAAGGACGTCGCCGAACTCACCTCCGCCGAACGCAAGCGGGTGTACACGTCACTCCAGCAGACCCACCTGCCCACGCTCGAGCGCGCGGACATGATCGAGTTCGACGACCGAACGATCGAGTTGACCGACGAGGCGTCCGACCTCGAGGTGTACCTCGACGTCGTCCCCGGCGACTCGATCCCGTGGGGGCTGTACTACCTCGGCCTGTCGGCGGTCGGATTCGTCGTGATGGCAGGCGTGTGGCTCGAGGTGGTGCCGACCGAGACAGTGCCGGCGGTCGGCTGGGCGACGCTCGTCGTCGGGCTGTTCGCGGCGTCGGCAGTCGTCCACGTGGTCCAGAACCGACGGATGCGACTCGGCGAGATGGAACGACCACCCTGA
- a CDS encoding DUF7289 family protein produces the protein MVLGTDFGSDDPSERGAAPLLGIVLLFGMVFIGVTLLFITGTALLDSLESEGNAERAHQYMSQTDKVLSTAAVTESVHQLDVPPGADTHGHKYVKTSGTLISSSAQRAASRSSSSVSNRRLPSD, from the coding sequence ATGGTCCTCGGGACAGATTTCGGTAGCGACGACCCTTCCGAACGTGGGGCTGCACCCCTGCTTGGAATCGTACTGCTCTTCGGGATGGTGTTTATCGGTGTCACCCTCCTGTTTATTACAGGTACTGCACTGCTCGATTCGCTCGAAAGCGAGGGAAACGCAGAGCGGGCACACCAGTACATGAGCCAGACGGACAAGGTGCTTTCGACGGCGGCGGTCACCGAAAGCGTTCACCAGCTCGACGTCCCACCAGGTGCTGATACTCACGGACATAAGTACGTAAAGACATCTGGCACGTTGATCTCGTCCAGTGCACAGAGAGCAGCATCACGAAGTTCGTCAAGCGTTTCGAATAGGCGGTTGCCGAGTGATTGA
- a CDS encoding ISH6 family transposase: MHATIDAQVTVSIDLDKTLPLATLAESFTELHLEATILEELVKSLDERLVEAYCGEKHARGNGDRRFQRAGTSTRTAVTTAGEHEFTLHHVKDTAATGDNPTYFRPLEDLIKFDGQRIYQEDISLQSTELATSLSFRDAVAHGDGFTPMPSRTTINRRVREYGSKLGDFVRDRLPGTNADTVVPDGTKCHSQDDHCTYHDVNVTLGQITEDNAETTLLDVNVNEPWDDTAEDLEENEAITDDATVVSDAEESLVDAFETSYRSHQLDLVHVGRTLGYKLWKDGTFSLETRKAIASDVTNDLFHLKNSVALHAPRNERLAIRERIAQTLENLTKEAWRLEQQDSPKAAAYLRKWAEATVTFAELALEGQEVLWTSNVVERAMGEISKRCKNQWMRWTESGLESLLWLNLVRYAESEQFAAFADELLERSAKTAITLEVSVDATRGEL; the protein is encoded by the coding sequence ATGCACGCCACAATCGACGCGCAAGTCACGGTTAGTATCGACTTAGACAAAACGCTACCGCTTGCCACTCTCGCTGAATCTTTTACAGAGCTTCACCTCGAGGCGACGATCCTCGAGGAGCTTGTCAAAAGCCTCGACGAGCGCCTCGTCGAGGCGTACTGTGGGGAGAAGCACGCGCGCGGAAACGGCGATCGCCGTTTCCAGCGCGCCGGAACCTCAACACGAACAGCTGTGACAACCGCAGGAGAGCACGAATTCACCCTTCATCACGTCAAAGATACCGCTGCCACCGGTGACAATCCTACCTACTTCCGCCCTCTCGAAGATCTCATCAAATTCGACGGGCAGCGCATCTATCAAGAGGATATTTCACTCCAGAGTACCGAACTCGCTACGTCGCTCAGCTTTCGTGATGCCGTCGCCCACGGCGACGGCTTCACTCCGATGCCTTCGAGAACGACGATCAACCGCCGAGTCCGTGAGTACGGCAGCAAACTCGGTGACTTCGTTCGTGATCGGCTTCCTGGGACGAATGCAGACACTGTCGTTCCTGACGGAACGAAGTGTCATAGCCAGGACGATCACTGCACGTACCACGACGTCAACGTCACTCTCGGACAGATCACCGAAGACAACGCGGAAACCACGCTCTTAGACGTCAATGTCAACGAGCCGTGGGACGATACAGCAGAAGATCTCGAAGAGAACGAGGCGATCACTGACGACGCGACGGTCGTCAGTGACGCCGAGGAATCCCTCGTCGACGCCTTCGAGACCAGCTATCGATCTCATCAGCTCGATCTCGTTCATGTCGGTCGAACGCTTGGATACAAGCTGTGGAAGGACGGTACCTTTTCGCTCGAAACGCGGAAAGCGATCGCCTCAGACGTCACAAACGACTTGTTCCATCTGAAAAACTCGGTTGCGCTCCATGCACCGAGGAATGAGCGTTTGGCGATCCGCGAGCGGATCGCCCAAACGCTCGAGAACCTCACGAAGGAGGCGTGGCGCTTAGAGCAACAGGACTCTCCAAAAGCAGCGGCGTACCTCCGAAAATGGGCAGAAGCAACCGTCACGTTCGCCGAACTCGCACTCGAGGGACAAGAGGTTCTGTGGACGTCGAACGTGGTCGAACGAGCCATGGGCGAAATCTCGAAGCGGTGTAAAAACCAGTGGATGAGATGGACAGAGTCCGGCTTAGAATCGCTCCTCTGGCTCAATCTCGTGAGATATGCCGAGTCCGAGCAGTTCGCGGCGTTCGCCGACGAACTGCTCGAGCGTTCAGCCAAAACAGCCATCACATTGGAGGTGTCAGTTGACGCTACCAGAGGCGAACTCTAG